The Leptospira sp. WS39.C2 genome contains a region encoding:
- a CDS encoding alcohol dehydrogenase catalytic domain-containing protein produces the protein MNLKFRAKDYLSDDSFESAEYEYIGDQNQGWEIKRNGSPYLNLGPGYIPLKTISCGVCSTDIDRRFLPFPLPQIIGHEVLAEGLEENQGKQFVVEINDTYEARGDKNPDVFCIEGIPTHSPERRVLGIDRLPGGFGPYILAPVHAAINLEGVSPKAAVLMEPFAAALQAIIASPPKSGDHVAVLGPRRLGSLVLAALSSFRKSNNANFRITAITRHDHLIKLSKEMGADDCIDLRITKVEDLKSKFDIVYDTTSTTSGFETALQISKREVHLKTTNGQTMAGLTHLTELVVDELSILPYSTENSNFHWEKETRSNKNVFVFSGVSETIKRELKQKFQVFEGESNTGEVILSSDTFSNKMPRFDFVVVSKPEEIGLAIRPNPSHENSLVRPRGAILVDTSQTENWKIDYQLVGEFFKQGKEIHSSRCGDFHLAISLLKDNPEITKSLEDNLISHRFPSDKLEEAYLKAKDPSSVKVVVDFQ, from the coding sequence ATGAATCTAAAATTTCGAGCAAAGGATTACCTTTCCGATGACTCGTTTGAATCAGCGGAATACGAATACATTGGCGATCAAAACCAAGGTTGGGAGATCAAACGGAATGGTTCCCCTTACCTAAACCTAGGTCCTGGCTACATCCCACTCAAAACGATTTCATGTGGTGTTTGTTCTACTGATATCGATAGACGTTTTTTACCGTTTCCACTCCCCCAAATCATTGGCCATGAAGTGTTGGCAGAAGGTCTCGAAGAAAACCAAGGCAAACAATTTGTCGTTGAAATTAATGACACCTACGAAGCCCGCGGTGATAAAAATCCAGATGTTTTTTGCATAGAAGGGATCCCAACTCATTCACCAGAACGCAGAGTTTTGGGAATTGATCGTCTTCCTGGTGGTTTTGGTCCTTATATCCTTGCGCCAGTCCATGCGGCGATCAACCTAGAGGGAGTATCCCCAAAGGCAGCGGTCCTAATGGAACCGTTTGCTGCAGCATTACAAGCAATCATTGCATCTCCACCAAAATCAGGTGATCATGTTGCAGTTCTAGGACCTAGACGATTAGGTAGTTTGGTATTAGCAGCTTTATCATCATTTCGTAAATCCAATAATGCTAATTTTCGCATCACAGCGATTACACGACATGACCATTTAATAAAATTATCCAAAGAAATGGGAGCTGATGATTGTATTGATCTTCGCATAACTAAAGTTGAAGATTTGAAAAGTAAATTTGATATTGTTTATGACACTACTTCAACAACTTCTGGGTTTGAAACGGCCTTACAAATTTCGAAAAGGGAAGTCCATCTTAAAACGACAAATGGGCAAACCATGGCGGGACTTACACATTTAACTGAACTTGTGGTGGATGAACTTTCTATTTTACCTTATTCTACTGAAAATTCAAATTTCCATTGGGAAAAAGAAACTAGATCGAATAAGAACGTATTTGTATTTTCGGGAGTTTCGGAAACAATCAAAAGAGAATTGAAACAAAAGTTCCAAGTTTTCGAAGGTGAATCAAACACGGGAGAGGTAATTTTGTCATCAGATACTTTTTCAAACAAAATGCCTCGTTTCGATTTCGTTGTGGTCTCAAAACCAGAAGAAATAGGTCTCGCTATAAGACCAAATCCAAGTCATGAAAATTCTCTCGTTCGCCCAAGAGGAGCCATTTTAGTTGATACTTCACAAACTGAAAATTGGAAAATCGATTACCAATTGGTTGGAGAGTTTTTCAAACAAGGGAAAGAAATTCATAGTTCACGATGTGGTGATTTTCATTTGGCTATCTCTTTGTTAAAAGATAATCCAGAAATTACAAAGTCATTGGAGGACAATTTGATTTCACATCGTTTTCCTTCTGATAAATTAGAAGAAGCTTATTTAAAAGCAAAAGATCCATCAAGTGTAAAGGTTGTCGTTGATTTCCAATAA
- a CDS encoding rhomboid family intramembrane serine protease: MRSFIWEFPLTAGFASFLFLLYPIVSIFFPKLVTEYFIATPGELEPINWILSTFFHGSGAHLLSNLFFLLLLGRVVEKRVGKAKWLLFYFMAGLLSVLGDGIVRGIILGDKTPIVGASGSISGLASAATLLSPFRFPISKTKSIPFPVFLFGWMMVYSDVTNVFARDNVAHWAHLGGFFSVFVTSYLLGEKERQEIRQGFLLNFTFFTLTIILLFFINNR; encoded by the coding sequence ATGCGATCATTTATTTGGGAATTCCCTTTAACTGCAGGTTTTGCTTCCTTCCTTTTTCTATTGTACCCAATAGTTTCCATTTTTTTTCCAAAATTGGTAACTGAGTACTTTATTGCAACTCCAGGTGAATTAGAACCAATCAATTGGATTTTATCTACTTTTTTTCATGGTTCAGGTGCACATCTACTCTCCAATTTATTTTTCCTATTATTGCTTGGTAGAGTTGTCGAAAAAAGAGTGGGCAAGGCCAAATGGTTGTTATTTTACTTTATGGCTGGCTTGTTATCTGTGTTAGGCGATGGTATTGTGAGAGGGATTATTTTAGGTGATAAAACTCCTATTGTAGGCGCAAGTGGTTCAATTTCTGGACTTGCTTCTGCGGCTACATTACTTTCTCCCTTTCGATTCCCGATTTCAAAAACGAAATCCATTCCGTTCCCTGTATTTTTATTTGGATGGATGATGGTATATTCAGATGTTACGAACGTATTTGCGAGAGATAATGTAGCACATTGGGCACACTTGGGAGGATTTTTTTCCGTGTTTGTGACCAGTTATTTATTGGGTGAAAAAGAACGACAAGAAATCAGGCAAGGCTTTCTCCTTAACTTCACCTTTTTTACATTGACGATCATTCTTCTATTTTTTATCAACAATAGGTAA
- a CDS encoding zinc-binding dehydrogenase, with amino-acid sequence MKAAVLLSGSRALEIQDLDLPSLLPNQVKVKVKACGICGSDIHFILHGKMKATYSPCVPGHETSGVVTEVGEEIKKLKVGDRVVVSAGTSCGKCKHCLVGRENLCENIGVIGFNQRGGFAEYIQTEERYLHILPDEIPFEEGAILADAVSTPYHAVKYQGELKSGESVAIIGCGGLGIHAVAIAKALGAGKIFAIDIDSGSLENAKIYGADELILVEKNMQVGKVLKEKSGGIDLLCDFTGYMPNIESSVRAMNRGGRIVLVGIGRNKLEIPMPFFLIERQIRITGSYGSDRRAIPELIQLYQEKKLNLTKSISGIHKLEDTNEYLHALEEKKGNPIRFIINPEL; translated from the coding sequence ATGAAAGCAGCTGTATTACTTTCTGGATCTAGAGCTTTAGAAATCCAAGATTTAGATCTTCCTTCATTACTACCTAACCAAGTCAAGGTGAAGGTTAAAGCATGTGGGATTTGTGGATCAGACATTCACTTCATATTACATGGAAAAATGAAAGCAACATACTCTCCTTGTGTTCCTGGTCATGAGACATCTGGTGTTGTAACAGAAGTTGGTGAAGAGATCAAAAAACTCAAAGTTGGTGACCGAGTTGTTGTAAGTGCAGGAACCTCTTGCGGAAAATGTAAACATTGTTTGGTCGGACGTGAAAATCTTTGCGAAAACATAGGTGTCATTGGATTCAACCAAAGAGGTGGATTTGCTGAATACATCCAAACAGAAGAACGATACCTACATATTTTACCAGACGAAATTCCTTTTGAGGAAGGAGCGATTCTCGCCGATGCAGTTTCCACACCTTACCACGCAGTAAAATACCAGGGAGAACTAAAATCCGGGGAATCAGTTGCTATCATTGGTTGTGGAGGACTCGGTATCCATGCAGTTGCAATCGCAAAAGCATTGGGTGCAGGGAAAATTTTTGCAATCGATATCGATAGTGGGAGTTTAGAAAATGCCAAAATTTATGGTGCCGACGAACTCATATTAGTTGAGAAAAACATGCAAGTGGGAAAGGTTTTAAAAGAAAAATCTGGTGGCATTGATTTATTATGTGATTTTACAGGATATATGCCAAACATCGAAAGTAGTGTTCGTGCCATGAACCGTGGTGGTAGGATTGTACTTGTCGGGATTGGGAGGAACAAACTCGAAATTCCAATGCCATTTTTTCTCATTGAAAGGCAAATTCGGATCACAGGATCCTATGGATCAGACAGACGAGCCATTCCAGAACTTATCCAACTTTACCAAGAGAAAAAACTGAATTTGACAAAATCCATCAGTGGAATTCACAAATTGGAAGATACAAACGAATACTTACATGCGTTAGAAGAAAAAAAAGGAAATCCAATTCGTTTTATCATCAATCCAGAACTGTAG
- a CDS encoding PP2C family protein-serine/threonine phosphatase, whose translation MKEVKSYKSILIQFQFVLFFLGIFLIQNCFDLHSESKQESQLQQSIYLIDRYYFWSSEEILDPETISKDQWLPIGNNSLGFKTKEKEFLYIKFSDQFIRQLQSPILYSEIAIETLKVFQGKDIVYITKDLDFIFPHLIALNPEPKGNIIIQFQSRYNGFIGMDREVIFKNHSQALIDLFMDNFLKTFFAPILLVLSIIFLGFYFLRRKEMIFFNFSILLFSASLIEVLNGFVGFSLRQYAAYIVPITFLNFTFFPFALLLFLISVFPPFFRNLFKLIAIIHIIVFTLSIIQNYESGISFLNSEEDYNWIVVLEACVAIFSSFYVFLKGNRKLREIIIGILIIVITGLHDTLADLEIINHQLRIIHYGFFLMLGFFGYYVFKHYLELLHSINRMNSELRIKNKELQRLIQIDKDLALAHALQKSLLSSKYNEDDKVRIIGFSQNLESVGGDYFDHTKDSMGNWAFLIADVSGHGISSAMVAAMSKMAFVGAGPYLQFPARVFHLMNRHLVGKTKNLFITASYLFIDTESYIATFSNAGHPCFFLIRNSEKEVKQLTAKGKPLGLFSHQSYAEETVSIQPKDKILLYTDGIFDLLNEEGESFGEDRLKSLLWEYRFHNIQDLSSILQDSLFRFSNGWKHQMDDLSFLLVEIK comes from the coding sequence TTGAAAGAAGTCAAATCATATAAATCCATTCTGATTCAGTTTCAATTTGTTCTTTTTTTCCTGGGGATATTTTTAATCCAAAACTGTTTTGATCTCCATTCAGAGAGCAAACAAGAAAGCCAATTACAACAATCAATATATCTAATTGATCGGTATTACTTTTGGTCTTCGGAAGAAATTTTAGACCCAGAAACGATTTCGAAAGACCAATGGTTGCCCATTGGAAATAATTCTTTGGGGTTTAAAACAAAAGAAAAAGAATTTTTGTACATCAAATTTAGTGATCAGTTCATACGGCAATTACAAAGTCCCATTTTATATTCTGAAATTGCAATAGAGACCTTGAAAGTTTTCCAAGGTAAGGACATCGTTTATATAACGAAAGATTTAGATTTTATTTTCCCACACTTGATTGCTCTTAATCCTGAACCAAAAGGAAATATTATCATTCAATTCCAATCTAGGTATAATGGATTCATTGGAATGGATCGAGAAGTGATTTTTAAAAACCATTCGCAAGCTCTTATTGATTTGTTTATGGATAATTTTTTAAAAACATTTTTTGCTCCTATACTACTCGTATTGTCCATAATCTTTTTAGGCTTTTATTTTTTGAGAAGGAAAGAGATGATCTTTTTCAATTTTTCCATCTTATTATTTTCAGCATCTTTAATTGAAGTATTAAATGGATTTGTCGGATTTTCATTGAGACAATATGCAGCTTACATTGTTCCCATTACTTTTTTGAATTTTACATTTTTTCCTTTTGCATTATTATTATTTTTGATTTCTGTTTTTCCTCCTTTTTTTAGAAACCTTTTTAAACTCATTGCGATTATACATATAATTGTTTTTACACTATCGATCATTCAAAATTATGAATCGGGTATTTCATTTTTAAATAGCGAAGAAGATTATAATTGGATTGTTGTTTTAGAAGCATGTGTGGCTATCTTTTCTTCCTTCTATGTATTTTTAAAAGGAAATCGAAAACTGAGAGAAATTATAATTGGTATCTTGATTATTGTCATCACTGGCCTTCATGATACGTTAGCTGATTTAGAAATTATAAATCACCAACTTAGAATCATACATTATGGTTTTTTTCTGATGTTAGGTTTTTTTGGATACTATGTATTCAAACATTATTTGGAGTTATTACATTCGATCAATCGGATGAACTCTGAATTGAGGATCAAAAATAAAGAATTACAGCGACTGATTCAAATTGATAAAGATCTAGCCTTGGCGCATGCATTACAAAAATCTCTATTGTCTTCCAAATACAATGAAGACGACAAAGTCCGGATCATAGGTTTTTCTCAGAATTTAGAATCGGTTGGTGGAGATTATTTCGATCATACGAAAGATAGTATGGGAAATTGGGCATTTTTGATCGCAGACGTTTCTGGACACGGGATCTCATCGGCTATGGTTGCTGCAATGTCAAAAATGGCTTTTGTTGGTGCAGGACCTTATCTCCAATTCCCAGCGAGAGTATTTCATTTGATGAATCGCCATTTGGTAGGAAAAACAAAAAATTTATTCATTACTGCATCTTATCTCTTTATTGATACAGAATCATATATTGCAACATTCAGTAATGCTGGTCATCCATGCTTTTTTTTGATCCGGAATTCTGAAAAAGAAGTGAAACAACTCACTGCAAAAGGAAAACCATTAGGACTTTTTTCTCACCAATCTTACGCTGAAGAAACTGTAAGTATCCAACCAAAAGATAAAATTTTACTCTATACGGATGGGATTTTTGATTTGTTAAATGAAGAAGGGGAAAGTTTTGGTGAAGATAGGCTCAAATCGTTGTTATGGGAATATCGTTTTCATAACATCCAAGATTTATCAAGTATCTTACAAGATTCCTTATTCCGATTTTCAAATGGTTGGAAACACCAAATGGATGATTTAAGTTTTTTACTCGTTGAAATCAAATGA
- a CDS encoding NAD(P)H-dependent flavin oxidoreductase codes for MKIKTKISEMLKIDLPIIAAPMFLVSYPELVVAVSEAGGIGCFPSLNYRTPEQLREGILEIRSKTKKPIGVNLILHKEHNPNWAKQFEVVMDLKVELIITSLGTPRTIAKEIKANGSSLFCDVTTLKHANIVAKSGADALIAVSQGAGGHAGTITPFALIPYLKKETGLPVIAAGAISNGSQMAAALALGADAVYIGTRFIATPESRAQNEYKQMLIDSSPDDIVYTEKISGIPANWLSKSVERSPEILEDGPKKIAAGHAGGEKAIEQEYKRWRDIWSAGQGVAQIEEVKPAGEIVKEIANEYLSTLNSLPR; via the coding sequence ATGAAAATCAAAACAAAAATTAGTGAAATGCTAAAAATTGATCTACCGATCATTGCCGCACCGATGTTTCTTGTTTCGTACCCAGAATTGGTCGTAGCAGTTTCGGAAGCTGGTGGAATAGGATGTTTCCCATCCCTCAATTACCGGACACCAGAACAATTACGAGAAGGAATTCTGGAAATTCGTTCTAAAACGAAAAAACCAATAGGTGTGAATTTAATTTTGCATAAGGAACATAATCCAAACTGGGCAAAACAATTTGAAGTGGTAATGGACTTAAAAGTAGAGTTAATCATTACAAGTCTTGGTACCCCAAGAACCATAGCAAAAGAAATCAAAGCCAATGGTTCCTCCCTTTTCTGCGATGTCACAACTCTTAAACATGCCAATATCGTCGCAAAATCGGGAGCTGATGCGCTGATCGCAGTTTCACAAGGAGCTGGAGGACACGCGGGTACTATCACACCTTTTGCACTCATCCCTTACCTTAAAAAAGAAACAGGCCTTCCTGTGATTGCCGCAGGAGCAATTTCCAATGGCTCACAAATGGCAGCAGCATTAGCTCTCGGGGCAGATGCTGTTTATATCGGAACTCGGTTTATCGCTACTCCAGAATCTCGTGCGCAAAACGAATACAAACAAATGTTAATTGATTCTAGTCCCGATGATATCGTTTATACTGAAAAAATTTCGGGTATCCCTGCCAATTGGTTGTCAAAGTCAGTGGAACGTTCGCCTGAAATTTTAGAAGATGGTCCTAAAAAAATAGCTGCTGGACATGCTGGTGGCGAAAAGGCAATTGAACAAGAATACAAACGATGGCGAGATATTTGGTCAGCTGGGCAAGGTGTTGCACAAATTGAAGAAGTAAAACCTGCGGGAGAGATTGTAAAAGAAATCGCTAACGAATATTTATCAACACTAAATTCACTTCCTAGGTAA
- a CDS encoding protein-disulfide reductase DsbD family protein, with translation MFSEIQTFIESQLSSGNFSFTTALFLALGGLFAGLLPCVYPLYPITAGILKTRVAKHKWSHPLVYYFGLALMYAIFGLIAGVSGGVFNSFLRFPETQFVLSILLFVLGLSVSEFLYFPFFSGDLKNSVNVNYANTFFLGMGAGLLSSPCVGPVVVSILVQLINYQTEGFKILPILFTSFKMFLFGMGLGIPFLMIGVFGLSLPKSGKWMKYIQWILALFIFYFSYTYLEKAFDLWNLPTGLSAKVFLLFSVSLSFLYLQKKEGSNTDKMKQSLFQIVSIISILVLFLFLTIALIKQEMDNTKSLGFSGTEMVSEEHGNLTWFRNESDVYTLAKEKNSPIFIDFYADWCTNCKEFQKLTLSNKEWNDTFQKGVVLWKVYDTDPVFETFAANPKYPELKIGLPFFLILSPEGKLLYKSNDYLDTKGMIDTILLWKKSN, from the coding sequence ATGTTTTCTGAAATCCAAACCTTTATTGAATCCCAATTATCATCAGGCAATTTTTCATTTACGACGGCATTATTTTTAGCCTTAGGTGGATTATTTGCAGGATTACTCCCTTGTGTTTATCCTTTATATCCGATCACAGCGGGTATCTTGAAAACACGTGTTGCGAAACACAAATGGTCACACCCACTTGTGTATTATTTTGGATTGGCTTTGATGTATGCCATCTTTGGTTTGATCGCAGGGGTGAGTGGTGGAGTCTTTAATTCTTTTTTGCGGTTTCCTGAAACACAATTTGTTTTATCAATTTTGTTATTTGTTTTAGGTTTGAGTGTTTCAGAATTTTTATATTTTCCATTTTTTTCGGGAGATCTTAAAAATTCGGTAAACGTAAATTATGCGAACACTTTCTTTTTAGGAATGGGAGCGGGTTTATTATCATCTCCATGTGTCGGACCAGTTGTGGTTTCCATACTGGTTCAACTCATCAATTACCAGACGGAAGGGTTCAAAATTCTACCTATTCTTTTTACATCCTTTAAAATGTTTTTGTTCGGTATGGGTTTAGGGATTCCTTTTTTGATGATTGGAGTGTTTGGGTTGTCTTTACCAAAATCAGGAAAATGGATGAAGTATATCCAGTGGATACTTGCTCTATTTATTTTTTACTTCTCCTATACATATTTGGAAAAAGCTTTTGACCTTTGGAATTTACCAACAGGACTCAGTGCAAAGGTGTTTTTACTCTTTTCAGTCTCTCTTTCGTTTTTGTATCTACAAAAAAAAGAGGGATCTAACACAGACAAGATGAAACAATCTCTTTTCCAAATTGTTTCTATCATATCGATATTGGTTTTGTTTTTATTTTTAACCATAGCACTTATCAAACAAGAAATGGATAATACAAAGAGCTTAGGTTTTTCTGGGACAGAAATGGTTTCGGAAGAACATGGTAACTTAACCTGGTTCCGAAATGAAAGTGACGTATATACACTCGCAAAAGAAAAGAATTCTCCCATTTTCATTGATTTTTATGCTGATTGGTGTACGAACTGTAAGGAATTTCAAAAACTCACATTGTCAAACAAAGAATGGAATGATACTTTTCAAAAAGGTGTCGTTTTATGGAAGGTTTACGATACAGATCCTGTTTTTGAAACATTTGCTGCAAACCCAAAGTATCCAGAATTAAAAATAGGATTACCTTTCTTTTTGATCTTGAGTCCAGAGGGAAAACTTTTGTACAAATCAAATGATTATCTGGATACAAAAGGAATGATTGATACGATCCTCTTATGGAAAAAATCGAATTAA
- a CDS encoding FecR domain-containing protein gives MIVRVIMSLKISLTILFLSLTTVSLSAEEFAVATFTRGKVSFLPASDTSKLWKTLKVNDVIKPGDRIKTGNGSKVDFLYLETEIRIQPNTDFTLKEWNSEKKVAKAYVQNGAAWFRVNGFKKGSFEVSTPTTTAGVRGTAFGVFFEEKEKKGYTCVCEGLVNINGTDFAKGTGGAKKEGATELEKNEYKDLITKDGATILLKEKRKEFPMLNRCLPCHKPIGWEDKSFTPDETYGKK, from the coding sequence ATGATTGTTAGAGTGATTATGAGCCTCAAAATCTCTCTAACAATTCTTTTTCTCTCCCTAACGACCGTTTCTCTTTCGGCGGAGGAATTTGCTGTTGCAACCTTCACTCGAGGGAAAGTAAGTTTTTTACCTGCCTCTGACACTTCGAAACTTTGGAAAACTCTCAAAGTAAACGATGTGATCAAACCTGGAGATCGGATCAAAACTGGCAATGGTTCCAAAGTTGACTTTTTATACTTAGAAACAGAAATCAGAATCCAGCCTAACACTGATTTCACATTAAAAGAATGGAACTCTGAGAAAAAGGTTGCTAAGGCTTATGTACAAAACGGAGCCGCTTGGTTTCGCGTGAACGGTTTCAAAAAAGGAAGTTTTGAAGTTTCCACACCAACCACAACAGCAGGAGTTCGTGGCACCGCCTTCGGAGTGTTTTTCGAAGAAAAAGAGAAAAAAGGTTATACATGCGTTTGTGAAGGTCTTGTTAACATCAATGGAACAGATTTTGCAAAAGGGACAGGTGGTGCAAAAAAAGAAGGAGCCACAGAACTCGAAAAAAACGAATATAAAGATCTGATCACCAAAGACGGAGCAACTATACTTTTGAAAGAAAAACGAAAAGAATTTCCAATGTTAAACCGTTGCCTTCCATGCCACAAACCAATTGGATGGGAAGATAAAAGTTTTACACCGGATGAAACTTACGGCAAAAAGTGA
- the thyX gene encoding FAD-dependent thymidylate synthase, with protein sequence MQQSDFESISRVSVPDLDSILGKPFPILDDGFVRLVDYMGSDESIVQAARVSYGKGTKKVNEDRGLIRYLMRHRHSTPFEMCELKLHVRVPMDTWRQWIRHRMANVNEYSTRYSVAIDSAQTTLPGEWRVQSVGNKQGSDGFLESSKGDHLTKRETEFQKFANEIYNERLEMGVAREQARKDLPLATYTEAYWKIDLHNLLHFLALRMDDHAQLEIRLFAKTIGEQIVQKWVPNTWEAFVDYRLSALHLTKYDTEIIAAMNQSGKEGARKKAIELGLLDEQGSTAKKSREREELEYKLSKLGFSIPW encoded by the coding sequence ATGCAACAATCTGATTTCGAATCCATTTCAAGAGTATCCGTTCCCGATTTAGACTCCATTTTAGGAAAACCATTCCCAATTTTGGATGATGGGTTTGTCAGACTCGTTGATTATATGGGTTCAGATGAATCTATCGTTCAGGCCGCACGCGTTTCGTACGGAAAAGGAACAAAAAAGGTAAATGAAGACCGAGGACTCATTCGTTATTTAATGCGCCACAGACATAGCACTCCGTTTGAAATGTGCGAACTAAAGCTACACGTAAGAGTTCCTATGGACACTTGGCGCCAATGGATCCGCCATCGTATGGCAAATGTCAACGAATACTCTACGCGATATTCCGTAGCCATTGACTCAGCTCAAACCACTTTGCCTGGAGAATGGCGTGTACAGTCTGTTGGGAACAAACAAGGGAGTGATGGATTTTTAGAATCATCTAAAGGTGACCACCTAACAAAGCGTGAAACGGAATTTCAAAAATTTGCAAACGAAATTTACAACGAAAGATTGGAAATGGGCGTTGCACGGGAACAAGCAAGAAAAGACCTTCCTCTCGCCACTTACACTGAAGCGTATTGGAAAATCGACCTTCATAATTTACTTCATTTTTTAGCACTTCGAATGGACGACCATGCACAATTAGAAATCCGTCTTTTCGCCAAAACCATTGGTGAACAAATTGTTCAGAAATGGGTTCCCAATACTTGGGAAGCATTTGTCGATTACCGATTGAGTGCCCTCCATTTGACAAAATATGACACTGAAATCATAGCCGCAATGAACCAATCAGGTAAAGAAGGTGCTCGTAAAAAAGCGATCGAACTAGGATTGTTAGACGAACAGGGTTCAACCGCTAAGAAAAGCCGAGAACGTGAGGAACTGGAGTACAAATTGTCGAAATTGGGTTTTTCCATTCCTTGGTAA
- a CDS encoding alpha/beta fold hydrolase has product MVSPDKIYIFPVPKTTFQFLENIWQSFTNKMVSLVDFNDDPIFNFSIFEVIDQDEMKIVATATHFKLKEIAERRKIPGIEEYIKKSRPIHLGDPRNESARLIRKAIIDFNKGLRPEVTFVNLKEEEIHPEKKVLLSETMNHAIGIPLFVNENPIGILWGITKDPIPDDQIRQLTLQLYSLFDVIEFVVAKEMESGNDHYIAQKNIEKADTVSNSRNLFYTTTKDQKEPVTSIIFKSHQYNIEYRMDASFIIPTTDGYAVSLKSFIPEKLNNTGKNLLLIPGFFCRRSVMDKLAKELALKYGYRVFLMDMRGRSRQTMPKHGKKEGWTVDNYIQDDFPEVLRWIRWHYPSERTVVVGHSMGGMIPRFYVSSYEKIKEQKEEFNLPQPEEYIAGIVSITSPNYISLKSNFIGLDTLKRGFSLLPHKMISDMILSMASFSMQATIQTIDLKKFFKLILNLHSSLRSFSYNIGTKVLTIKDFVGYKEITPPEWYFLMEDVFCEESVSVIMQFFQSQISNEQSFWSNDGRINYTENFLNNFTMPIYSVVGTVDKIVPEESLTELKDLKSENKVTTYYEQGHLGIIFHGETVRKICKGMDEWIQGLK; this is encoded by the coding sequence ATGGTCAGTCCGGACAAAATTTACATTTTTCCGGTTCCGAAAACCACCTTCCAATTTTTGGAAAATATATGGCAATCCTTCACCAATAAAATGGTATCACTCGTCGATTTTAACGATGATCCCATTTTTAATTTCTCCATTTTTGAAGTCATTGACCAAGACGAGATGAAAATTGTGGCCACTGCCACACACTTTAAACTGAAGGAAATCGCAGAACGTCGAAAAATCCCAGGCATTGAAGAATACATCAAAAAATCAAGACCCATCCATTTGGGAGACCCACGCAACGAATCGGCTCGTTTGATTCGAAAAGCCATCATTGATTTTAATAAAGGTCTACGGCCAGAAGTTACGTTTGTGAATCTCAAAGAAGAAGAGATCCATCCTGAAAAAAAAGTCCTGCTTTCTGAAACGATGAATCATGCGATTGGCATTCCACTTTTTGTGAACGAAAATCCCATTGGTATTTTATGGGGCATCACCAAAGACCCTATCCCCGATGACCAAATCAGGCAACTTACCTTACAACTTTATTCCCTCTTTGATGTAATTGAGTTTGTAGTTGCTAAGGAGATGGAATCTGGAAACGACCACTACATCGCTCAAAAGAATATTGAAAAGGCAGATACAGTTTCTAATTCTCGAAATTTGTTTTATACAACCACCAAAGACCAAAAAGAACCTGTTACTTCTATTATCTTCAAATCTCACCAGTATAACATTGAATATAGAATGGATGCTTCCTTCATTATTCCAACAACTGATGGTTATGCGGTATCACTCAAAAGTTTTATCCCTGAAAAACTAAACAATACTGGAAAAAACTTACTCCTAATCCCTGGATTTTTTTGTAGACGATCCGTAATGGACAAACTGGCAAAAGAGTTGGCTTTGAAGTATGGATACCGTGTTTTCCTTATGGATATGAGGGGAAGGTCCAGACAAACCATGCCAAAACATGGAAAAAAAGAAGGATGGACCGTTGATAATTACATCCAAGATGATTTCCCCGAAGTTTTGCGTTGGATTCGTTGGCATTATCCAAGTGAAAGGACAGTGGTAGTAGGACATAGTATGGGAGGAATGATCCCAAGATTTTATGTATCCTCTTATGAGAAAATTAAAGAACAAAAAGAAGAATTCAATTTACCTCAACCAGAAGAATACATTGCGGGGATTGTTTCGATTACTTCTCCAAACTACATCAGCCTAAAATCTAATTTTATTGGTTTGGATACCTTAAAACGAGGGTTTAGTTTATTACCACACAAAATGATCTCTGATATGATTTTGAGTATGGCAAGTTTTTCCATGCAAGCCACAATCCAAACCATAGATTTGAAAAAATTCTTTAAGTTGATTTTAAACCTTCATTCCAGTTTACGAAGTTTTAGTTATAATATTGGAACAAAAGTGTTAACCATCAAAGATTTTGTTGGGTATAAGGAAATCACTCCACCTGAATGGTATTTTCTCATGGAAGATGTGTTTTGCGAAGAATCTGTTTCCGTGATCATGCAATTTTTCCAAAGTCAAATTTCCAATGAACAAAGTTTTTGGTCAAATGATGGAAGGATCAATTATACAGAGAATTTTCTAAATAACTTCACAATGCCAATTTACAGTGTAGTTGGAACGGTCGATAAAATTGTTCCTGAAGAAAGTTTAACGGAATTAAAAGACCTCAAATCAGAAAATAAGGTGACCACATATTATGAACAAGGCCACCTTGGAATCATTTTCCATGGAGAGACAGTTAGAAAAATCTGTAAAGGTATGGATGAATGGATCCAAGGTTTGAAGTAA